A section of the Cottoperca gobio chromosome 17, fCotGob3.1, whole genome shotgun sequence genome encodes:
- the tmbim1a gene encoding transmembrane BAX inhibitor motif containing 1a produces MSRSDYPPGYDDCRGPLYAPQGGNYPPPPAYGFPGFGGPQPGQPSAPYPTGPNTSLIPGQPGGYPSGPYQGQPHPGGPPGAGYPGAGYPSPPPMPPIMPPTMPSDILSSGDEFAASGSGWDTMSIRHAFIRKVYLILAVQLLVTTALVAIFTFVEPVKYFVRRNQSVYWASYAVYFVTHMVLVCCKGPRRKFPWNVILLSIFTLALSFMTGSISSYYDTKVVFLALGITAVVCIAVTVFCFQTKVDFTKCQGLFCVMGIVVFVTGIISTIVLSFKYMLWLHMLYAAIGAIAFTLFLAYHTQLLLGNRKHSISPEEYVFAALSIYVDIVQIFLFLLQIIGATTK; encoded by the exons ATGTCCAGGTCAGACTACCCTCCAGGATACGACGACTGCCGGGGCCCGCTGTACGCACCTCAGGGCGGGAATTACCCACCACCCCCTGCGTATGGCTTCCCTGGATTTGGTGGTCCCCAGCCAGGCCAGCCCTCTGCTCCCTACCCCACTGGTCCAAACACCTCTCTGATCCCGGGCCAACCAGGGGGCTATCCTTCCGGCCCGTACCAAGGACAGCCTCACCCTGGCGGGCCTCCAGGGGCTGGCTACCCCGGGGCTGGCTACCCCAGTCCCCCTCCCATGCCCCCTATCATGCCACCCACCATGCCATCAGATATCCTGAGCTCTG GTGATGAGTTTGCGGCGAGCGGCAGCGGTTGGGACACTATGAGCATTCGGCATGCCTTCATCagaaag GTGTATTTGATTTTGGCTGTTCAGCTCCTCGTCACCACAGCCCTTGTGGccatatttacatttgt CGAACCTGTCAAATATTTCGTACGGAGAAACCAATCTGTGTACTGGGCATCGTA TGCCGTGTACTTCGTCACCCACATGGTGCTGGTCTGCTGTAAGGGCCCCCG GAGGAAGTTCCCATGGAACGTCATTCTGCTGTCCATCTTT ACCCTGGCTTTGTCCTTCATGACTGGATCTATTTCCAG TTACTATGATACAAAAGTAGTGTTTCTGGCTCTGGGGATCACTGCCGTCGTCTGCATCGCCGTCACCGTCTTCTGCTTCCAGACAAag GTTGACTTCACCAAGTGCCAGGGCCTTTTCTGCGTCATGGGGATTGTAGTATTTGTGACTGGCATCATTTCTACGATTGTGCTGTCATTCAAATAT ATGCTGTGGCTTCACATGCTTTATGCCGCTATAGGAGCCATAGCTTTCACTCTG TTCCTAGCGTACCACACGCAGCTGCTGTTAGGCAACAGGAAGCACTCCATCAGCCCAGAGGAGTACGTGTTCGCCGCGCTCTCCATCTACGTCGACATCGTCCAGATCTTCCTTTTCCTGCTGCAAATTATCGGTGCTACGACCAAATAA